DNA sequence from the Oncorhynchus clarkii lewisi isolate Uvic-CL-2024 chromosome 9, UVic_Ocla_1.0, whole genome shotgun sequence genome:
GAGGGTAGAGCTGGCAGGCCTGTCTGATGTAGTGTGTGTACATAGATGATCTGTTACCTTGGTGACTAAGTGAGGGTAGATCTGGCAGGCCTGTCTGATGTAGAGTGTGTACATAGATGATCTGTTACCTTGGTGACTAAGTGAGGGTAGAGCTGGCAGGCCTGTCTGATGTAGAGTGTGTACATAGATGATCTGTTACCTTGGTGACTAAGTGAGGGTTTAGCTGGCAGGCCTGTCTGATGTAGAGTGTGTACATAGATGATCTGTTACCTTGGTGACTAAGTGAGGGTAGAGCTGGCAGGCCTGTCTGATGTAGTGTGTGTACATAGATGATCTGTTACCTTGGTGACTAAGTGAGGGTAGAGCTGGCAGGCCTGTCTGATGTAGTGTGTGTACATAGATTATCTGTTACCTTGGTGACTAAGTGGGGGTTTAGCTGGCAGGCCTGTCTGATGTAGAGTGTGTACATAGATGATCTGTTACCTTGGTGACTAAGTGAGGGTAGAGCTGGCAGGCCTGTCTGATGCTCGCCTCCATCTCCTGGCGGGACTGCAGCTGCACCTCTGACACGTCAGGCTCCTCCTCCACAAAGTGCAGCAGAGACTCCACCTCCCGCCGTGTGAACGACAGCATGGGGTTCAGGTCATCCACCACTCGGTCTGCAGAGAAGAGGGATTGAGGGAAGGAGTTAGTCTACTACACCAATACAGAGAAGAAGATTGTGCGCCTTCAGACCCTCCCTGGGTGCATAGGACCATCAGCAGCTAAATGAAAAGGCATCGGCGTGCGACATGAAACCTGGCATACAGCAAACCCTGGCTGTGTATACAAATGGAATAAACCAGGTGTTATTTTTCAACTACAATTCTAAGAGCGTGGGCCTtctctgtttgtgtgtacagCAGAGCTGAAATTGGAGAGGACCGATGCAtcgtgtttttaaaaaaaaacaattgcgTCAAAGCACTTTGGCCGTGGTGCACGTGAAGTAGAGTAGGGATGCAATGGAGTGCACTTAGCCTGAGAGGAGTCATGACTTCGCAGAGTCCGACAGAGCTCAGAGGATGTAGTGTGTGCTAGTGAAGTGGACTGGCCGGATGAAGTGCAACTAGCAGGGGGGGCTTGGGGTAAGCGTAGACTCTGCAGTACCGATAGAGGTTCACGCAATAGTAAGCCTAGTAGACTCGGCAGGCCAGTGTGTAGTCCGTCTGTAGTCAGtatctattctattccattctatgcGTTTGTTTGGTTAGCTGGTTACTTACCAGACATGCCCTGCTTGGAGATCTGTCGGTCATAGATCTTCTTCTCCAGGGTGAAGTCACAGACCAGGCGGAAGATGTGGCAGGGTTTCTTCTGGCCGTAGCGGTATACTCTACACACAGCCTGGGCGTCGTGACAGGGGTTCCAGGAGGCATCGAAAACCACCACACGGTTAGCCCCGATCAGGTTTACCCCCAGGCAGCCAGCCCTGGGGATGGGGAGAAGCACACGTCACTGACCTGAAGtgtgtatgttttgtgtgtgtaagactgtgtgtgtgtgagactgtgtgtgtgtgtgagagagtgagtgagtgagtgagtgagtgagtgagtgagcgtgaATGAGGGATTGTGTTTGTAACGAACGTGGTTTCTAGTGTGACTGTACAGAAGCAGGATGATAAACAAATGATAATTATTTCTGCCAGTGTGTTCCTGAGGTCTATTACCTGGTGGAAAGCAGAAAGACCAAAGTGGAGGTGTTGGACGGGTCGTTGAACTGGttgatgagtctctctctctcggaggcaGATGTGCTCCCATCCAGTCCTAAAGAAAGGAACCATAGAAAGAGTCATTCCCCGGTCTCCAACACGCAGGCACCAAGAACAATGGAGAGATACCAAGATAACCAGCAGGTGGCGATAGTCAATGTAAGTCAATAGGAAAATCGGCAACATGGGTTGGAGAGGCTGAATAACACGTGTGTATAACTACAGTAAAAGATATCACTGGATAAATGGAGTCAGGGAGATGTGAAGACAGCAGTGGTTGAGACATTTaaggcaaatgtattaaaaattaaaaaacggaaatatcacatataCATAAGCAATCAgacccctttactcagtactctgttgaagcacctttggcagcgattacagcctccagtattCATCggtaggacgctacaagcttggcacctaTATTtagtgagtttctcccattttctttgcagatcctctcaagctctgtcaggttggataggaagcgtcgctgcacagctattttcaggtctctccagagattttcgatcgggttcaagtccagggttcaacctggagcaggttttcatcaaggatctctgtaattttctccgttcatctatccctcaatcctgactggtctcccagtctctgccgctgaaaaacatccccacagcatgatgcggccacctccatgcttcaccgtagggatggtattggccaggtgatgagcggtgcctggtttcccccagacgtgacgcttggcattcaggccaaagagttcaatattgttttcatcagaccagagaatcttgtttctcatggtctttgagtactttaggtgccttttggcaaactccaaaaaaaaaacaaaaaaaactcagCCAAGAAGACAACAACTTCTCACCGTGGCATTTAAGCCCTTTGCTGCAGATTCAGACCGGGCTGAAGCCATCACCAAATCTATTGGGATGTTTATCTCTGCAGACATGAGGCCATACGCTGTTGTGGAAAATAAAGGGTTTCAAAATATGGTGAAAGTGCTTGAGCCACGCTACGAAATCCCCTCGCGCACCGCACCCACTTCAGTATGAAGATCGTGCCAGATCTTTATGAATAGGAAAATATCAAAATTGTCTACGAATCATCCAAGGCATCCTCTGCTGCCCTCGCCACAGACGGGTTGACCTCCAGGGCAACGGAAAGCTATGTgactgactgctcactacaccacagaggagtggacctccagggtaacagaaacctatgtgactgtgactgctcaccagaccacagaggagtggacctccagggtaacagaaagctatgtgactgtgactgctcactacaccacagaggagtggacctccagggtaacagaaagctatgtgactgtgactgctcactacaccacagaggagtggacctccagggtaacagaaagctatgtgattgtgactgctcactacaccacagaggagtggacctccagggtaacggaAAGCTATGTGattgctcactacaccacagaggagtggacctccagggtaacagaaatctacatgactgtgactgctcactacaccacagaggagtgggagATAAAGTCCGGTGCTACAGACAGGCCCCTTCTATGAGTCACACAGGCACAAATCCTGCGCAGGTACTGCTAGGAGCAGTAGCAGAGTGCAAGCTAGAGAGGCCCGATAGCAATATCCCAACCACCAAATAAATGCAGTGATAGAGGCTGGACTGGGGCCACACATAGCTTTCTTTGCACATGTGATCAATTTAGCATCCCAAAGGGGAATCTCAGCGAACCAGATGGACCGCCCCCTTGGGAGGATCAGGAACGTGGTTTCCTCTTTCCACCGAAACACAACAGCCGCTCATGTGCTTGAGACCAAGCAGGAAATGTTACAGCTTCCGACCCACAAGCTCAGACACCATGTCACAACAAGATGGACCTCCACTTATGACATGTTGGAGAGCTATCTTGAGCGGCAGTGACAGACAAGACCCTGAAAAAAACATTAAGACATCGTCACCTTGTCTGATGATGACGTGAAAGTGGCAGAGGAGGTCCTCCAGGAGCTCAAACCCCTCAAAACTCAACCCTATTGAGCACAGAAACTGTCTGTGTCCATGATCCTACCTCTGAAAACAAGGATTCTACAATCCGTGGCCCTAAGTGAGGAATGGCGGCACAGTCACTAGAGATGTCAAGGCTGCCATTGGAGAGGACCTGAATGCCAGATACCAGCACAGTTATATTTGTCTCCTCTTTTTCTGTTGCTGATCCCATCCGCGTCTGAAAACCGCGATCCGAACCGGGAGCTTTGTGATCTGTTGCACTAActccaaatcaagttgtagaaacagctcaaggatgttcaacagaaacaggaggcacctgagctcCAGTTTGAGtcccatagcaaaggatctgaatacttatgtaaataaagtatctgTCTTTTcttaaatttgcaaacatttcaaaaaacctgttttcccaCTTGGTTATTATGGGTtcgtgtgtgtagattgatgaggaacatatctttaaaaaaaaaatatcaattttagaacaaggctgtatgtataacgtaacaaaatgtggaaaaaggggtctgaatactttacgaatgcactgtatgtatgcatgcatatgtacacacacaaaaatacagtcaTGGGAAGCACAAATAAAACATACTGTAGTAGTTGTGGTTACGGAGCCAGTTTTGGTTGTGGCCCTCTCTGGCACTGCCCGCCGGTATGGGCCTCTTGGCCAAGAACTCCTCGATGACCGAGAGGGTGGACAAACTCTGGCTGCAGGAGACATAGTGGAGAGGGCGATACGGTGAGGAGGGGTCCTTGGAAATGACAGTCAAACTAATTAAACCAGTTGAGATGAGGTTTGTCCGTCTATATATGCTGCCATTTCACATTtacgtcatttagcagacgctcttatccagagcaacatacaggagcaattagggttaagtgccttgctcaagggcacagacgctaggctacctgccgccgttCAGATTTTTCATGGCTAAAAGAAAAACGTGTCAAAACTTAAGATCAAAACAGTAAACAAAATAGTCAAACGTGAGGTCTTGTTTTTGTTCCGACCTGAAGACCAAGATCTTGTCTCCCTTCCTGACGCTCTCGTCGATCAGGTGGAACAGCAGGACCATCTTAGCAGAGTTCTCCAAAATCCCTGGCTTATAGTCAGACATGATCTCCTTCGCCTGcaacagagagagcgcgagagagataAGTCAGTACAGTGTAATTGTAGTGCACCGGTAATAACCAGTTTTCACTGAAACGTATGCTAAATGAGCAGTCCTCAAATTGTTTCCCAAGCGGCATAAATCCACGATGACAACCAACTGCCACTTAAACGGAGTGGAAAACCAAAGGCTTGGTAGTGAAGTGTGGCTGCGTACCCATTCGTAGGTGATGACCTGATTGGCCTTCTCCTGCAGAGCGTTGAGACTCAGCCCTCCGATGCTGTTGGGGTCCTCCAGAGGCTTGCCCTTCTGGTTGGGGGCGGGGCAGCGGGCGTGGCTGTTGGTGATGTCATCCAGGTCCAGGTCCTGCTCATTGGCCAGATTCTCCTTCTGCAGTGCCTCGTACAGCACATCTGTGTGGTTCCAGATCTGGTTGCAGGCAAACATTACTACAATATTAGGATGACGTCTGAATGAAAATGTGGACATGTATACAGAATATGATATACATGTACTTCACAACGGTTTTTAATTCCTGTGCATGCcaaaacagagacacacacacacaccttgcagcAGACGCAGAAGGCCTTGAGTGGGTTGAGGCTGAGCCAGCCGCTGTTGCCTGCCTCTCTGAAGCGGTTCATAAACTCTGTGTAGAGGGCCCTCTGCAGGGGCGACAGTCGTACCAGTATCACGTGCTCATCCTTGGAGGGGAGCTGGTCTCTCAACACGTCATGACCACGCCTGGAAACAAACACAACCCGAGTTAGACCACAAATATCTCTGCCGTATACTGTGGGTCTCCACGTTCACGAACAAACAGAACCTGACTACAACTAGAATCTCTATTTGAAAGTGCTCTTTAGTCCAGGAACAGACTTCATCTGGGAAACTGGCCTATAAAGTGTCCCAGAAAAGAGATACTGCACTAGCATCAGTTAATGTGGGTTCTAACCAGCTGCACCAAGCCAGAGATCTCTCAGTCTCACCTCTGCACAAAGCCCTCCAGCAGGCTATGGAGGACATGACTTCGGTATCTCATCAGTTGGACGTCCTGCGGCGTGCTGTCCACACACTGCCCGTTCAGAATGGGCCTCTCAAACATGTTACTGAACTCCTGCCTGGTGCCCAGGAAGTCAGGCCTGACAAAGTCCACCATGCACCAGTACTCTATCAGGTTGTTCTGGAGGGGGTATCCCGTGAGGACCACACGCCGCCGAGTACGGATGTTCTTCAGGGCCTGCGAGGTGCTGGCGTGGCAGTTCTTAATGCGGTGGCCCTCGTCACAGATCACCAAGTCCGGGCCGGGGCGAGACAGGGCCTTCTCTATGCCTacaggagggtagaggaagagagagagagaggggggatgtcaCGTTAAGAGCCATTTCGGGTACAATGGTAGCCCTGAAGATGTGTATGTAGGAGTACGATCCAAGCAATTACTTTATGTTCAAATTCATCTATGTGACTCATGTTATCTGAGTCACTCATAAATGGCAGCTGTGAGTCATGCTAAAGTGACGGAGCTACTGTGTGACTGTTATCTACAGTAACATGGGTTCTAACAAAGGGTGACACATTAGAACGAGAAAAAGCCTGGTGTGCAGATGGCCTTGCGTTGATGTAAGAAAAGCTGCCATGGTCTGAAAAGTGCAGACCGTGCCCTTTGACCTACTGACCTTTGAGGAGCTCCTGATGCCGGTCCTCTTCGTCCAGGTCGATGACCACCGGTCCTTGGGCCTTCTTGGACTTCTTCCGGCCCGCCACAAAGCTCTTCTTCAGGGACAGCAGGCGATACATCTCATATCCCATCAGGAGCACGCCGCCGTCCCGCGACCAGTCAGAGATCACCTTCGCTCTGGTGGTCGTGGTTCTGAGAAAAGAAGAAGGCGACGGAACgcacacagaaagaaagagagcacagagagagcagagagagaaagagcagagagaacagaggaaaagagagagagcacatcaGTGACAATGTTCGACACATAACAGCACAGCCATTTAGACACATTTAAGTAGACTGGAAGTAGTGACACACTTGGGCGATAGAGGAGTCGTGTTTGTGCATCTatttatgaattattattattattttttttttaacaaacatTTCCCTGGTTCCTGTACAGTCGGGATCATTGACTGATAACTCTGCAACACTGTGTGGTTTGTCTGATGAGTGCGGCCAGGCTTACAGAGAGACTTATTAACACATGGGAAAAAAATGATAGAGCCAGATGCCAAAGACTCGGCTTCACTTCACTcacagcgagggagggagggagcgagggagggaggggtcgatagaggacaggatgaggaACAgcaagaaagggagagaaagagagggatggagcagaGGAAGCGATTAGGTCACTGGGTCAACTGCTATGACAAGTCTGCAGGagagcagtagtgtgtgtgtgccaagcTGTGTGCGATGGAAAGCCACACACTTGATACACAGCAGTGGAGTGCTAGAGCCATATCTTAGGCAGTTGTGTGACGCAGAACACTTAAGCAGAAGCAGAGCGAGGGCTATGAGTGAATCATCTCTAGTcccgcacaaacaaacacaaaaccaTGATCAAGCCTAAGGCGCCTTCAGCTTTTAAAGAGGAGGGAATGGGAGATCTCCGTTCCCAGAGAGGACGGGAAACTCACTTGTGCTCGTCGTTCAGGATGTGGACCTTGAAGGTGCGCGGGGAGACCTGGGTGGGGTCCACGTCCACGGGTAGCGCATCAAAGGTCGGGACCCAGAGGTTAAATTCAGCCAGCCAGTTCTGTAGCGTGTTGAcctatataaaaatatatatatagagagagaaagagtgtgagagagaggaagagtaaattCTCAGTCAAGAAACCACAAGCTACATCCGGTATGTACGcaagtaggcatttcactgttagtccacccTTGTTGTTTACAacgcatgtgacgaataacattCGATTTGATTACAAAGGGAACACCGAacgcagagagagaacagagtacAGGAAGTCACTCACAGGCACGATGGCGAGCACAGTGTGGGCCTGGGTGTGTCTGAGCACAACGTCTATGAAGGAGATGACCTGCAGGGTCTTGCCCAGGCCCATGCTGTGGGCCAGGATACAGCCGAAGCCCCCGCTGCTCTCATAGCGCTCCAGAGACTCAACCAGGTTGTCATAGAGGAAACGGATCCCACCGATCTGACAGAgaaaagggcgagagagagagagagagagacagaagaagtgGGATCATTAGATTCAACTCATTAAAATTGTTGCATTTGTTTGACTGCATTGTATACAATGGTTCGTCTCCATGGGGTTTCCCCAGAGACAGACAAACTTaattgaaagtgctttttaggCTTAATATGGATCAGGGAAACGGTCCCTATACTAACTGCTAGGCTGCCTGTGTTAACGAGAAAATCCATGTCTGTACTGAGTCAGTTGTACCTGATGAGGTTTGACAACCCGGGCCAGCTGAGGGGAGAGGAACAGGTCTGCCTCCTCGGTTGGGTGGTTCAGGTTGACCAAGACACGCCCCTGGGCGTCCGGTTGGTTCACAGCGTCGTTTGCGTGGGCGCCGGTCGCCTCGGGTGCCGCCGAacggtcctcctcctcctcattggTGGACTCGCTGCTGATCTGTAGGGCGTCGTCCTCGTCGGAGCTCAGCTCGATCACGTCTACGGTTGAGAAAGGGAAAAGAAAAAGAGGGACACAGTGTTTTTGTTAGTATTGTAGATGGAAATGGAGAAACAGTTAATATATATCTACATCAAGGATGGGCAACTTGGCAACCGGGGTGGGGTCCATTGATCATCAGTTATATTAAAAAACGGCACCCGATGGAAAAACGTGTAGAATTCCAGGAAATGATCTTTACAATGTCAGGAGGGGGgccgctaaaatgttttgctggTGAGCCTctgtggcccctcatgatgagttctgtTTTTTGGTGGCCCCCACCcacatcaaagttgcccatccctgatccaTATAATACCCCGTTTCCATTGCATTGTGCAGTTGTCTTTTGATCAAAACAGTCATTTTGACCATTATGTTACACAATACTGCCTAACatttgggcggcagggtagcctagtggttagaccgttggactagcagccgaaaggtttcaagttcaaatcccggagctgacaaggtacaaatctgtcgttctgcccctgaacaggcccactaggtcgtcattgaaaataagaatttgttcttaactgactttcctagttaaataaaggtaaaaaaaaatacaaataaactaaATATTATATATTCAATTCAATAATTAGTGTTTCAATAACACCATTTCTCCAAAAGATGGCATGTGTTTTCACAAACTCTATGaaattaaagtaaaaaaataataattctgccATTATATTTGTCTTCGTATCTTTAGGTAAgcaaatctttaaaaaaaagttccCACCTGACCTGTCCTCGTCTCAAATAGCCACGTCAAAATCGGTTTGCCCCAAAAAATAAAGATAATATCCATAGCTTCTAAATGGCTCTCCACGTCATCTATATTAAGTGATGAGTAACATTTGAATAAGTAACGTTCCTCCATGCCACATCTGAAGTCTAACAAACATTACTTATCACTTAATATAGATGATGTGGAGAGCCATTGAAAGAGGGCTTATATAAATCTGGTGAATAGGTGGTTATACAAGTTAGATTATAGTAGGAGGACGGTTTATATAACCCTGGGCAGAAATGTCACCGCGCTGCCTGGGCTGAGGCTGGCTGGCGCTGGCATTAACCAGGATTAACCAGCTATTTGCTCCATAAACCAACTTCCATTTCTGACATTGTCACCTTATCCTGCCTTCCCTCTTACGCAGGACCCAGCAACACCAGACCGGTCTCTGATGAACCCCCTTCCACCCCGCTGGCTTTAATTGGGAACCGAGCTGTTCGGTGTGGATCTATACCCACAAgcagactggtgtgtgtgtgtgtctgtgtgaataaGTGTCTGTCATGGCCAGCAGAGGAAAAGCACACGATGCCCACCAGAGCTTACATAGTTCTATACTATAGTGATTCTCCTTCTCTAGCCAGCTAATCCATCTAAGACTGCTCAGAGCCGGTCCCAGTCGATAACTAACCCATGCGAACTTGAGCTAATTTCATGAAGAACTTTCATAAAAAGTACACTCTACAGCGAGACCATTTCCATTACTTGACACACAGTAAGTATCTGACCCACACAAGGTCATTTCTGTGTATAAGGTATAATGAGTGACATTGAAAACCTAGAGAAACGGGTCATAACATTACCAAGCATATCAAACATGGAAATCTGGCCGCCTGGCGCAGGAGGACCACAGTCAGTCTCTATTTTAATGAGCGATACTAAAAATCGGTGTCTCATAGTGACTGGGGTCTCACCTTGTTTTGGGGCGTGTGCTTCTGTGATCAGAGCCTTGGAGTCGTCCTCGCTGACATTAGTGCTGCTGTAACTGGTGCTCAGGCATATCACATGGTCCCGTTCGGCCACGCTAGCAGACACACTCTGATCTCCTGGAGGGGACAGAGGCAGATATGCAGTGGTTAGTTACCGGAGAGGGTTTAGTATCCAGTCAGTACATTGACATTATGATATGTTATATTTcaatacaaaaacatttctgattTCACCCTCCAGCTAtcaatcatgtgtgtgtgtgtcctacctggAGTGTACTCGGGTAGCAGGGGAACGGGGAAGTGCCCTTCCTTCCTCTGCTGCTCCAGCCTCTGCCGCCTCTCTAGCTCCTCCAGCTGCGCAGCTTTGGTCACCGCCTCCAACTGGTGCTCCCTCAACAGCATTCTACatcccagagagacagagagagacagagagacagagtagagtgagagggagagagagagagagtagagatctCAGAAAAGGCCTCAGGCATCCATCTCTGTTATATGGCCAACAGACTGACTAGAGTGTGCCAGATTGCATGGGGATACAGTACATTACTAATGCTGTATGTGTTTAGTGCAAACTCGGCCCTCAGGACAAAAAaaggcaaataaataaataaataaataaaataatgtggGGGTCcggaggacagagtttgggaaacgctggttTAGAGTgtatttgtgtgcatgtctgtttaTCGCCGTATGGGTGTTTGTgagtatatctgtctgtgtgtgagagagagctttaATAATGTAATAAACACTTGGGAAATAATCCCACTCATGGCAGCGTGGTTGACTTGTTGCCAGACTGAGTAATACAGAGATCTTCTTCATTCACGAGAGAAAACCAGCGAGACAGGCTAGAGAACACTGGAGAACACAGCTTTAGATGCACTACGTGTGCAGTAGGGATGATTAAGATCACAAGGGAATTAATGGTTGAATATCACTGTTCATTGAATCTTTGAAGTTGGTTAAGGGCCTATATTGGATGTTGCTCTCTGTACATATGCGAGTTTGGATGTTGTAAGAGGTCATACCTGATGTTCCTCCTCATGTGTGCGGGTTTGTTGGAGTAGGAGAGGGAGCTCTTTTTGGTTTCCCTCAGGGACCGCGAGGGGGTTTGGCTCTCGGGCCGTGAGGACGGTCGAGAGGGGTGGGTCGGCGTCTCCCCCGAGGGTGAGGTAGATGGGGCGGTGCACTGCCATCTCGCAGAGTCCCCTCCCTGCGCTTCATTCTCCGAGCTGAAGGGAGCGCTATGAGGCTGgtctgtggagagagaaggagggaggagatcaCGATATGCAAGATGGAAaatcaaggaaaatgtatgtcaATTGAACACCTAGAAAGGCATGCTGTATAACAGGGCATGGATTTCTCCATCACTGAAGGAGTGGTATAGACTGATTCAAGAACAGTTTCAAAAAAAGACCCAGAAGGATTTATATTTAAGATCCATTGAGACAGTAATCCTTTGTGTTTAGGAGGGAGTAACTTGGCCAGAGCTGGATACGACTGTCTGGCCCTCATTCCATGCAGACAGGAGGCACTCTGGACTAGATCTGAGGTGCTTATGTAAGTGCTCATAAACATGGAGCACTTATGAAACACTGAGCGCTGGTGCTGGGGTTATGGGCAGGGGGGCTTTTGGTGCTTCATGGACAGACCAGTTTAAATCACCAGCTTTGTCAGTCAAAGATACTGCCCACataaacagccccccccccctctcaataTGAACCACATACATCTCAACTGTCTCATTGTAGCCAACACTGACAGGCCCAATCCAACCCAATACAGCTCAACCCAGACCCACCTAACCAAGAGCAAAATAGACAaagcaaatacagtgccttcagaaagtattcacaccccgtgACTTTTTTCATTTTGTTTTGTGTTACAACCTGATTTTGAGGAGGTAGGAACACCTGGAGCTTGTTGTTTCATTGAGGTTGCATCCAAAACAGCACCCTATACACTGCACCTTGGTCAGAACAGCACCCTATACACTGCACCCTGGTCAAAACAGCACCCTATACACTGCACCCTGGTCAAAACAGCACCCTATACACTGCACCCTGGTCAAAACAGCACCCTATACACTGCACCC
Encoded proteins:
- the LOC139416359 gene encoding helicase ARIP4-like isoform X1, coding for MMEQGNGEGDYSERGKLHARYTLSGHPTHPSRRLSMLLLEESETFTDQPHSAPFSSENEAQGGDSARWQCTAPSTSPSGETPTHPSRPSSRPESQTPSRSLRETKKSSLSYSNKPAHMRRNIRMLLREHQLEAVTKAAQLEELERRQRLEQQRKEGHFPVPLLPEYTPGDQSVSASVAERDHVICLSTSYSSTNVSEDDSKALITEAHAPKQDVIELSSDEDDALQISSESTNEEEEDRSAAPEATGAHANDAVNQPDAQGRVLVNLNHPTEEADLFLSPQLARVVKPHQIGGIRFLYDNLVESLERYESSGGFGCILAHSMGLGKTLQVISFIDVVLRHTQAHTVLAIVPVNTLQNWLAEFNLWVPTFDALPVDVDPTQVSPRTFKVHILNDEHKTTTTRAKVISDWSRDGGVLLMGYEMYRLLSLKKSFVAGRKKSKKAQGPVVIDLDEEDRHQELLKGIEKALSRPGPDLVICDEGHRIKNCHASTSQALKNIRTRRRVVLTGYPLQNNLIEYWCMVDFVRPDFLGTRQEFSNMFERPILNGQCVDSTPQDVQLMRYRSHVLHSLLEGFVQRRGHDVLRDQLPSKDEHVILVRLSPLQRALYTEFMNRFREAGNSGWLSLNPLKAFCVCCKIWNHTDVLYEALQKENLANEQDLDLDDITNSHARCPAPNQKGKPLEDPNSIGGLSLNALQEKANQVITYEWAKEIMSDYKPGILENSAKMVLLFHLIDESVRKGDKILVFSQSLSTLSVIEEFLAKRPIPAGSAREGHNQNWLRNHNYYRLDGSTSASERERLINQFNDPSNTSTLVFLLSTRAGCLGVNLIGANRVVVFDASWNPCHDAQAVCRVYRYGQKKPCHIFRLVCDFTLEKKIYDRQISKQGMSDRVVDDLNPMLSFTRREVESLLHFVEEEPDVSEVQLQSRQEMEASIRQACQLYPHLVTKQPFHHDSLLVDRREMKLTKAEKKAAKKSYEDEKRASVPYTRPSYAHYYPASDQSLTNIPAFSQRNWRPPPRQDEKPVASVRPVQSTPIPMLPRQASHASASTADSDSSSGFPVNYLQKAGVFVQKIVTTTDIVIPGTNSSTDVKARISAGESIHVIRGTKGTYIRTCDGRIFAIRAASKLKAGEENSAVAPKSSNPNSTLNTQKASEDSTNGTSGCVTRPLSPDSPEILSELQRYTAAAGNKMQQQLASKALSAGSLETALAESTNGSSVTSHAKPCGETSAQPNTDSTAALDLKGTKRKASTPSADEWANNKQLAPGKRTSAPLPPRGFPFTRGYGLPPMGLNPAMLGSIEQPLFMGAGSPYFQPHSQMGDPCLMFPMTSDTFGLGDGTLTSSSSRSSSSTTTSSSSAASDSASLAPFMLGAGMLPPDFPMSYGQSVGMYPSSLLPGGLPAATPGPAGSSFLSHFPSSGLMGAGLGRSDAHGSAENAGSSSDSDDDDVIEVTGQ
- the LOC139416359 gene encoding helicase ARIP4-like isoform X4, with translation MSDEETSGRHMEPHCLNSEEEDENDGDDEDDVPDQPHSAPFSSENEAQGGDSARWQCTAPSTSPSGETPTHPSRPSSRPESQTPSRSLRETKKSSLSYSNKPAHMRRNIRMLLREHQLEAVTKAAQLEELERRQRLEQQRKEGHFPVPLLPEYTPGDQSVSASVAERDHVICLSTSYSSTNVSEDDSKALITEAHAPKQDVIELSSDEDDALQISSESTNEEEEDRSAAPEATGAHANDAVNQPDAQGRVLVNLNHPTEEADLFLSPQLARVVKPHQIGGIRFLYDNLVESLERYESSGGFGCILAHSMGLGKTLQVISFIDVVLRHTQAHTVLAIVPVNTLQNWLAEFNLWVPTFDALPVDVDPTQVSPRTFKVHILNDEHKTTTTRAKVISDWSRDGGVLLMGYEMYRLLSLKKSFVAGRKKSKKAQGPVVIDLDEEDRHQELLKGIEKALSRPGPDLVICDEGHRIKNCHASTSQALKNIRTRRRVVLTGYPLQNNLIEYWCMVDFVRPDFLGTRQEFSNMFERPILNGQCVDSTPQDVQLMRYRSHVLHSLLEGFVQRRGHDVLRDQLPSKDEHVILVRLSPLQRALYTEFMNRFREAGNSGWLSLNPLKAFCVCCKIWNHTDVLYEALQKENLANEQDLDLDDITNSHARCPAPNQKGKPLEDPNSIGGLSLNALQEKANQVITYEWAKEIMSDYKPGILENSAKMVLLFHLIDESVRKGDKILVFSQSLSTLSVIEEFLAKRPIPAGSAREGHNQNWLRNHNYYRLDGSTSASERERLINQFNDPSNTSTLVFLLSTRAGCLGVNLIGANRVVVFDASWNPCHDAQAVCRVYRYGQKKPCHIFRLVCDFTLEKKIYDRQISKQGMSDRVVDDLNPMLSFTRREVESLLHFVEEEPDVSEVQLQSRQEMEASIRQACQLYPHLVTKQPFHHDSLLVDRREMKLTKAEKKAAKKSYEDEKRASVPYTRPSYAHYYPASDQSLTNIPAFSQRNWRPPPRQDEKPVASVRPVQSTPIPMLPRQASHASASTADSDSSSGFPVNYLQKAGVFVQKIVTTTDIVIPGTNSSTDVKARISAGESIHVIRGTKGTYIRTCDGRIFAIRAASKLKAGEENSAVAPKNTQKASEDSTNGTSGCVTRPLSPDSPEILSELQRYTAAAGNKMQQQLASKALSAGSLETALAESTNGSSVTSHAKPCGETSAQPNTDSTAALDLKGTKRKASTPSADEWANNKQLAPGKRTSAPLPPRGFPFTRGYGLPPMGLNPAMLGSIEQPLFMGAGSPYFQPHSQMGDPCLMFPMTSDTFGLGDGTLTSSSSRSSSSTTTSSSSAASDSASLAPFMLGAGMLPPDFPMSYGQSVGMYPSSLLPGGLPAATPGPAGSSFLSHFPSSGLMGAGLGRSDAHGSAENAGSSSDSDDDDVIEVTGQ